The Bacteroidetes bacterium SB0662_bin_6 genome includes a region encoding these proteins:
- a CDS encoding amino acid decarboxylase, which produces MSDLPESPPTGDLESEEFRRAGHAVIDWIADYIAHPERLRVQPDVESGALLDKLPEEAPVHPSPYGDILADFEHTILPHVMHWNHPGFMGYFSAGGSSPGVLAETLSAALNNVGLMWNSSPALTELEERTLQWLARLLGLPLSWFGMIHGTASTASLHAMIAAREFAASNAEKAGSTLDLNRLVIYTSEHAHSSVEKTTAALGLGWEACRKIAVDERYAMKPDALREAIASDLRNGFAPIAVVATVGTTGSTAVDPVPAIADIAAEHALWLHIDAAYAGASAMLPEMRHHFAGCDRADSFVVNPHKWMFVPMDLTAFYTARPEYLRNALSLVPEYLRSREYSRTVNYMEYAVPLGRRFRALKLWYVLRSFGSERIADALREHIRLARLLAGWVDASPDFERMAPTDFSLVCLRFRPEGASEEETDAANERLMHAINATGEFFLSHTKLRGRYTIRVAIGNLRTTEEHVRRLWELLQGKAIYA; this is translated from the coding sequence ATGTCTGATCTCCCCGAATCTCCGCCGACAGGCGACCTGGAATCCGAAGAATTCCGTCGTGCGGGGCACGCCGTCATAGACTGGATCGCCGACTACATTGCACATCCGGAACGGCTGCGTGTACAGCCCGATGTCGAGTCCGGGGCGCTGCTCGACAAGTTGCCGGAGGAAGCGCCTGTTCACCCGTCTCCGTATGGCGATATTCTCGCCGATTTCGAGCACACGATTCTGCCCCATGTGATGCACTGGAATCATCCCGGTTTCATGGGATACTTTTCCGCAGGCGGGTCGTCTCCGGGGGTGCTGGCGGAAACCCTGAGCGCTGCGCTGAACAACGTCGGCCTGATGTGGAATTCGTCGCCTGCCCTGACCGAACTCGAAGAAAGAACATTGCAGTGGCTGGCCCGGCTTTTGGGGCTGCCGCTGTCCTGGTTCGGCATGATTCATGGAACGGCTTCCACGGCCAGTCTTCATGCGATGATCGCTGCGCGCGAATTTGCCGCCTCCAATGCCGAAAAGGCAGGATCGACGCTGGATCTGAACCGCCTTGTCATTTATACGTCCGAGCACGCGCACTCCTCTGTCGAAAAAACCACGGCGGCCCTTGGCCTCGGATGGGAAGCGTGTCGCAAGATCGCGGTGGACGAACGGTACGCCATGAAGCCCGATGCGCTGCGCGAGGCGATCGCTTCGGACCTGCGGAACGGTTTTGCTCCCATTGCCGTCGTCGCCACGGTGGGGACTACGGGGTCTACGGCGGTGGATCCGGTTCCCGCCATTGCAGATATTGCCGCCGAACATGCGCTCTGGCTGCACATCGATGCGGCCTATGCGGGCGCATCCGCCATGCTTCCGGAGATGCGCCATCACTTTGCAGGGTGCGATCGCGCCGATTCGTTCGTCGTCAATCCGCACAAGTGGATGTTCGTCCCCATGGACCTGACGGCATTCTATACCGCGCGCCCGGAATACCTGCGCAATGCGCTCTCGCTTGTGCCGGAGTACCTGCGGAGCCGCGAATATTCCCGCACCGTCAATTATATGGAGTACGCCGTCCCGCTGGGGCGCCGGTTTCGCGCCCTCAAACTCTGGTACGTACTGCGCTCATTCGGTTCCGAACGCATTGCGGACGCCCTGCGCGAGCACATCCGGCTTGCCCGCTTGCTTGCCGGCTGGGTCGATGCTTCTCCTGACTTCGAGCGCATGGCCCCGACCGATTTTTCGCTTGTCTGCCTGCGTTTCCGGCCCGAGGGAGCCAGTGAAGAAGAGACCGATGCCGCCAACGAGCGCCTCATGCACGCGATTAACGCAACCGGCGAGTTCTTCCTTTCCCATACCAAATTGCGGGGACGGTACACGATACGGGTTGCCATCGGGAATCTGCGTACGACGGAAGAGCATGTCCGCCGTCTTTGGGAACTCCTGCAGGGGAAAGCCATCTATGCATAA